A genome region from Nocardia sp. NBC_00565 includes the following:
- the infB gene encoding translation initiation factor IF-2 — MAGKARVHELAKELGVTSKELLATLKEQGEFVKSASSTVEAPVARRLRESVAGKSAPTNGTAKSGSRPGPASSAPGAKPAAGGGPRPGPRTQAPAPVQAATPAAPTARETAAPAARPSEGVRPSPAARPGPAAKPAARETAPVQQTPAAPVAKAAPPQHAPGQGTPAHGGPRPTPGGARPGQQQRPGAPAQGGPRPGGPAAAGPKPGPKTPRVGNNPFSSAPDRERPAARPAPGQSGPRPGPGQGPRPGPAQGGPRPGGAQGERRPSPGQGGPRPGGPRPSPGSMPPRPNPGAMPARSARPGPGGGAGAGRPGRPGGAPGGGGGRPGGGGGGGGYRGGQGGGGTGAPGAGAGAPAAGGFRGRPGGGGGGRPGGPGGRGGAAGAFGRPGGAPRRGRKSKRAKRAEYESMQAPAIGGVRLPRGNGEIIRLARGASLSDFAEKIDANPAALVQALFNLGEMVTATQSVNDETLELLGSEMNYVVHVVSPEDEDRELLESFDLTYGEDEGGEEDLEQRPPVVTVMGHVDHGKTRLLDTIRKANVREGEAGGITQHIGAYQVLTHLGDNDRLITFIDTPGHEAFTAMRARGAKATDIAILVVAADDGVMPQTVEAINHAQAADVPIVVAVNKIDKEGANPDKIRQQLTEYNLVAEEYGGDTMFVDISAKQGTNIEQLLEAVLLTADAALDLRANPDMDAQGVAIEAHLDRGRGPVATVLIQRGTLRVGDSIVAGDAYGRVRRMVDEHGDDVVAALPSRPVQVIGFTSVPGAGDNLLVVDEDRIARQIADRRNARKRNALAARSRKRISLEDLDAALKETSELNLILKGDNSGTVEALEEALLGIQIDDEVRLRVIDRGVGGVTETNVNLASASNAIIIGFNVRAEGKATELANREGVDIRYYSVIYQAIDEIEKALKGMLKPIYEEVELGRAEIRAIFRSSKVGNIAGCMVTSGSVKRNAKARLLRDNVVVAETVTISTLKREKDDVTEVREGFECGMTLTYNDIKEGDVIEAYELREKPRD; from the coding sequence GTGGCAGGCAAGGCCCGCGTGCACGAGTTGGCCAAAGAACTCGGTGTCACGAGCAAAGAACTACTCGCAACGCTCAAGGAGCAGGGCGAGTTCGTGAAGTCGGCGTCCTCGACGGTGGAAGCACCCGTCGCACGGCGGCTGCGCGAGTCGGTGGCGGGGAAGTCCGCGCCGACCAACGGCACAGCGAAGTCCGGGTCGCGACCCGGTCCCGCATCGAGTGCTCCGGGCGCGAAGCCCGCCGCAGGTGGCGGTCCGCGTCCGGGTCCACGTACCCAGGCTCCTGCGCCCGTGCAGGCAGCGACCCCGGCGGCTCCGACCGCCCGTGAGACGGCGGCTCCGGCCGCCCGGCCGTCCGAGGGTGTTCGCCCCAGCCCGGCCGCGCGTCCCGGCCCGGCGGCCAAGCCCGCCGCACGGGAAACCGCGCCGGTTCAGCAGACCCCCGCGGCTCCGGTCGCGAAGGCCGCGCCGCCCCAGCACGCTCCGGGGCAGGGCACACCGGCTCATGGCGGTCCGCGCCCGACACCGGGTGGCGCACGTCCCGGTCAGCAGCAGCGTCCCGGCGCTCCGGCCCAGGGCGGTCCGCGTCCAGGTGGTCCGGCTGCCGCTGGCCCGAAGCCGGGGCCGAAGACCCCGCGCGTCGGCAACAACCCCTTCTCTTCGGCGCCCGATCGTGAGCGTCCCGCCGCGCGTCCGGCCCCCGGCCAGAGTGGACCCCGTCCGGGTCCCGGCCAGGGTCCGCGTCCGGGTCCGGCCCAGGGCGGTCCCCGTCCGGGCGGTGCCCAGGGCGAGCGGCGTCCGTCTCCGGGCCAGGGCGGTCCGCGTCCCGGTGGGCCGCGGCCGAGCCCCGGCTCGATGCCACCGCGCCCGAATCCCGGTGCCATGCCCGCGCGTTCGGCCCGTCCGGGTCCGGGCGGCGGCGCAGGTGCGGGTCGTCCGGGTCGTCCGGGCGGTGCCCCGGGTGGCGGCGGCGGTCGTCCCGGCGGTGGTGGCGGTGGCGGCGGCTACCGCGGCGGCCAGGGTGGCGGCGGCACGGGTGCGCCCGGTGCCGGTGCCGGTGCTCCCGCGGCCGGTGGTTTCCGTGGTCGTCCCGGCGGCGGTGGCGGCGGTCGTCCGGGTGGTCCCGGTGGCCGTGGCGGTGCGGCCGGTGCGTTCGGTCGTCCCGGTGGTGCTCCGCGTCGTGGCCGTAAGTCGAAGCGGGCGAAGCGCGCCGAGTACGAAAGCATGCAAGCCCCCGCCATCGGTGGTGTGCGGCTGCCGCGCGGCAACGGCGAGATCATCCGTCTCGCCCGTGGCGCCTCGCTGTCGGATTTCGCGGAGAAGATCGATGCGAACCCGGCTGCCTTGGTACAGGCCTTGTTCAACCTCGGCGAGATGGTCACCGCGACCCAGTCGGTGAACGACGAGACCCTCGAGCTGCTCGGCAGCGAGATGAACTACGTCGTGCACGTGGTCAGCCCCGAGGACGAGGACCGCGAGCTGCTGGAATCGTTCGACCTGACCTACGGTGAGGACGAAGGCGGCGAAGAGGATCTCGAGCAGCGTCCGCCGGTGGTGACCGTCATGGGTCACGTCGACCACGGTAAGACCCGACTGCTCGACACGATCCGTAAGGCCAATGTCCGTGAGGGCGAGGCCGGTGGCATCACCCAGCACATCGGTGCCTACCAGGTGCTCACCCATCTGGGCGATAACGACCGGCTCATCACCTTCATCGACACCCCGGGTCACGAGGCGTTCACCGCCATGCGTGCCCGCGGTGCGAAGGCCACCGATATCGCGATCCTGGTGGTCGCCGCCGACGACGGCGTCATGCCGCAGACGGTGGAGGCGATCAACCACGCGCAGGCGGCCGATGTACCGATCGTGGTGGCGGTCAACAAGATCGACAAGGAAGGCGCGAACCCGGACAAGATCCGGCAGCAGCTGACCGAATACAACCTGGTTGCCGAGGAATACGGTGGCGACACCATGTTCGTCGACATCTCCGCCAAGCAGGGCACCAATATCGAGCAGCTGCTCGAGGCGGTGCTGCTGACAGCGGACGCGGCGCTCGATCTGCGGGCGAACCCGGATATGGACGCCCAGGGTGTCGCCATCGAGGCGCACCTCGACCGCGGCCGTGGCCCGGTGGCGACCGTGCTCATCCAGCGCGGCACGCTGCGCGTCGGTGACTCGATCGTGGCGGGCGACGCTTACGGTCGCGTCCGTCGCATGGTCGACGAGCACGGCGACGATGTCGTCGCGGCGCTGCCCTCGCGGCCGGTTCAGGTCATCGGCTTCACGTCGGTGCCCGGTGCCGGTGACAACCTGCTGGTTGTCGACGAGGACCGCATCGCCCGCCAGATCGCCGACCGCCGCAATGCGCGCAAGCGCAACGCGCTGGCCGCACGCAGCCGCAAGCGGATCAGCCTGGAAGATCTGGATGCCGCACTGAAGGAGACTTCGGAGCTCAATCTGATCCTCAAGGGCGACAACTCCGGTACCGTCGAGGCCCTCGAAGAGGCACTGCTCGGAATCCAGATCGACGACGAGGTGCGCCTGCGGGTCATCGACCGCGGTGTCGGTGGCGTCACCGAGACCAACGTCAACCTGGCGTCGGCGTCGAACGCGATCATCATCGGGTTCAACGTCCGGGCCGAGGGCAAGGCGACCGAGCTGGCCAACCGCGAAGGTGTGGACATCCGGTACTACTCGGTGATCTACCAGGCCATCGACGAGATCGAGAAGGCCCTCAAGGGCATGCTCAAGCCGATCTACGAAGAGGTCGAGCTGGGCCGGGCGGAGATCCGCGCGATCTTCCGTTCGTCGAAGGTCGGCAATATCGCCGGCTGCATGGTCACCTCGGGTTCGGTCAAGCGCAACGCCAAGGCGCGCTTGCTCCGCGACAACGTGGTGGTCGCCGAGACGGTCACGATCTCTACCTTGAAGCGCGAGAAGGACGACGTCACCGAGGTCCGCGAGGGCTTCGAATGCGGTATGACGCTGACCTACAACGACATCAAGGAAGGCGATGTCATCGAGGCCTACGAGCTGCGCGAGAAGCCGCGCGACTGA
- a CDS encoding YlxR family protein, producing MSERTTEQVPAPQRRSAPVRTCIGCRKRELAVDLLRVVAQDCETGDGSHLFVIVPDPRRRLPGRGAWLHPVSVCLRTAERRRAFGRALRVSGQLDISALDKYLENRHEHS from the coding sequence CTGTCCGAACGTACTACCGAGCAAGTCCCGGCGCCCCAGCGCCGATCGGCTCCGGTGCGGACGTGCATCGGGTGCCGGAAGCGCGAGTTGGCTGTCGACCTGTTGCGGGTCGTGGCGCAGGATTGTGAGACCGGTGACGGTTCCCACCTTTTTGTGATAGTTCCCGATCCGCGGCGCAGACTTCCCGGACGGGGTGCCTGGCTGCACCCCGTTTCAGTTTGTTTGCGCACAGCAGAACGACGCCGAGCATTCGGCAGAGCACTACGAGTGTCCGGACAACTGGATATCTCAGCCCTGGATAAGTACCTCGAGAACAGGCACGAGCACTCATGA
- the nusA gene encoding transcription termination factor NusA, whose product MNIEIEALRAIVADKGISIETVISAIESALLTAYRHTEGHQPNARIDINQKTGVVRVMARELDADGNMISEWDDTPEGFGRIAATTARQVVLQRLRDAENEKSFGEFSTHEGDIVGGVVQRDARANARGTVVVRIGSELHGTEGLIPSAEQVPGESYEHGDRIKCYVVGVSRGSRGPQITLSRTHPNLVRRLFALEVPEIADGSVEIVAVAREAGHRSKIAVRTTVPGVNAKGACIGPMGQRVRNVMSELAGEKIDIIDYADDPATFVGNALSPSKVVSVTIVDPEARAARVVVPDFQLSLAIGKEGQNARLAARLTGWRIDIRSDAAPDMGGGSVRTEAHRS is encoded by the coding sequence ATGAACATCGAAATCGAAGCCCTGCGTGCGATTGTCGCCGACAAAGGGATCTCGATCGAGACCGTGATCTCCGCGATCGAGTCGGCACTGCTCACGGCCTACCGCCACACCGAGGGCCACCAGCCCAACGCGCGCATCGATATCAATCAGAAGACCGGCGTGGTCCGGGTGATGGCCCGTGAGCTCGACGCCGACGGCAATATGATCTCCGAATGGGATGACACCCCAGAGGGTTTCGGCCGGATCGCCGCGACCACCGCGCGCCAGGTCGTGCTGCAGCGGCTGCGTGATGCCGAGAACGAGAAGTCCTTCGGCGAGTTCTCCACTCACGAGGGCGATATCGTCGGCGGTGTGGTCCAGCGCGATGCCCGGGCCAACGCCCGCGGCACCGTGGTGGTGCGCATCGGCAGCGAACTGCACGGCACCGAGGGCCTGATCCCATCCGCCGAGCAGGTGCCGGGCGAGAGCTACGAGCACGGCGACCGGATCAAGTGCTACGTCGTCGGTGTCTCGCGCGGCTCGCGCGGTCCGCAGATCACCCTCTCGCGCACCCACCCGAATCTGGTGCGCCGACTGTTCGCACTCGAGGTGCCGGAGATCGCGGACGGCTCGGTCGAGATCGTCGCCGTCGCCCGCGAGGCCGGGCACCGCTCCAAGATCGCGGTCCGTACCACCGTGCCCGGCGTCAATGCCAAGGGCGCGTGCATCGGCCCGATGGGACAGCGCGTGCGCAACGTGATGAGCGAACTGGCCGGCGAGAAGATCGACATCATCGATTACGCGGATGATCCGGCGACTTTCGTCGGCAATGCGCTTTCGCCCTCGAAGGTGGTCTCGGTCACCATCGTTGACCCGGAGGCGCGTGCCGCGCGGGTGGTGGTGCCGGACTTCCAGCTGTCGCTCGCCATCGGTAAAGAAGGACAGAACGCCAGGTTGGCGGCTCGCCTGACCGGTTGGCGGATCGATATCCGCAGTGACGCCGCGCCCGATATGGGCGGCGGCAGCGTGCGGACGGAGGCGCATCGGAGTTGA
- a CDS encoding ferritin-like domain-containing protein, producing MTETERQALLDALRAEYAAVYAYGVIAAYAAAERTRLVAQDTAAHRARRDTTIDALTAAGVSAPPPDAAYTVPFPVTGPIDAARLAATVETDTAVAWRSVVERADSQPTRRTGIDALTECALRLAAWQSILGANPPTVPFPGKA from the coding sequence ATGACCGAAACCGAACGCCAAGCCCTGCTCGACGCGCTGCGCGCCGAGTACGCGGCGGTGTACGCCTACGGCGTGATCGCGGCCTACGCCGCCGCCGAACGCACTCGCTTGGTCGCGCAGGACACCGCCGCCCATCGCGCTCGCCGTGACACCACCATCGACGCCCTGACCGCGGCGGGCGTCAGCGCACCACCACCGGACGCCGCCTACACGGTCCCGTTCCCGGTGACCGGCCCGATCGACGCGGCGCGCCTGGCCGCCACCGTCGAAACCGATACCGCGGTCGCCTGGCGCTCGGTGGTCGAACGCGCCGACAGTCAACCGACCCGCCGCACGGGCATCGACGCCCTCACCGAATGCGCCCTCCGCCTGGCCGCCTGGCAGTCCATCCTCGGCGCCAACCCGCCTACCGTCCCCTTCCCCGGCAAGGCCTGA
- a CDS encoding acyl-CoA dehydrogenase family protein yields the protein MTSTDALLFNPATYDPQHFDAETRRLLKATIAWFEARGKRQLLADDADAAWVSEFLEFVKKEKLFATFLTPAAYADGDENRRWDAARNAALSEIFGFYGLAYWYAEQVTILGLGPIWQSDNAAAKQRAAADLADGQVMAFGLSERDHGADIYNTDLVLTPTEPGSADAAAGILFRANGVKYYIGNGNVASMVSVFSRRADIEGADGYIWFAADSRHDNYELIDNVIHGQLYVSTFALHDYPVTAADILSTGPEAFSAALNTVNVGKFNLCHGSIGMVEHSFYEAITHSNNRILYGNPVTDFPHVRTNFVDAYARITAMKLFSDRAVDYFRTASLEDRRYLLFNPMTKSKVTSEGEIVMTLLLDVLAAKGFEKNTYFAQVARYIGTLPRLEGTVHVNVGQILKFMPNYLFTPKDYPEVGTRLDAADDEFFFHQGPARGAGKVQFADWTPVYDKHTDVPNVARFYEQAQALRTLLTTAAPDADQQKDLDFMLTIGHLFSLVVYGQLILEQAAITGLDRDVLDQIFDFQIRDFNGYATTLYGKPSATPGQQAWAASSLRPPVTDRDRFDRVWTRVASYDGAYEMRP from the coding sequence ATGACGAGCACCGACGCGTTGTTGTTCAACCCCGCCACCTACGATCCGCAGCATTTCGACGCCGAGACGCGGCGGCTGCTGAAGGCGACCATCGCGTGGTTCGAAGCGCGGGGGAAGCGGCAGTTGCTGGCCGATGACGCCGATGCGGCGTGGGTGTCGGAGTTTCTCGAGTTCGTCAAGAAGGAGAAACTGTTCGCGACCTTCCTGACGCCCGCCGCCTATGCCGACGGCGACGAGAACCGGCGCTGGGACGCGGCCCGCAATGCGGCGCTGTCGGAGATCTTCGGGTTCTACGGACTCGCGTATTGGTACGCCGAGCAGGTCACCATCCTGGGCCTGGGCCCGATCTGGCAGAGCGACAATGCGGCCGCCAAGCAGCGCGCCGCCGCCGATCTCGCCGATGGCCAGGTGATGGCGTTCGGTCTGTCCGAGCGTGACCACGGCGCCGACATCTACAACACCGACCTGGTCCTGACACCGACCGAGCCGGGCAGCGCCGATGCCGCGGCCGGAATCCTGTTCCGCGCCAATGGCGTCAAGTACTACATCGGCAACGGCAATGTCGCGAGCATGGTGTCGGTCTTCTCGCGCCGCGCCGATATCGAGGGCGCAGACGGCTACATCTGGTTCGCCGCCGACAGCCGTCACGACAACTACGAGCTCATCGATAACGTCATCCACGGTCAGCTCTACGTCAGCACCTTCGCGTTGCACGACTACCCGGTGACCGCCGCCGACATTCTGTCCACCGGTCCCGAGGCCTTCTCCGCCGCGCTGAACACCGTCAATGTCGGCAAGTTCAATCTGTGCCACGGCAGCATCGGCATGGTCGAGCACTCGTTCTACGAGGCCATCACGCATTCGAACAACCGCATCCTCTACGGCAACCCCGTCACCGACTTTCCGCATGTGCGGACGAACTTCGTCGATGCCTACGCCCGTATCACCGCGATGAAGCTGTTCAGCGACCGCGCCGTCGACTACTTCCGCACCGCGAGCCTCGAGGACCGCCGCTACCTGCTGTTCAACCCGATGACCAAGTCCAAGGTGACCTCCGAGGGCGAGATCGTCATGACGCTGCTGCTGGATGTGCTGGCGGCCAAGGGATTCGAGAAGAACACCTACTTCGCCCAGGTCGCGCGCTACATCGGCACGCTGCCGCGGCTCGAGGGCACCGTCCACGTCAATGTCGGCCAGATCCTGAAGTTCATGCCGAACTACCTGTTCACCCCGAAGGACTACCCGGAGGTCGGCACCCGGCTCGACGCGGCCGACGACGAGTTCTTCTTCCACCAGGGCCCGGCCCGCGGTGCGGGCAAGGTGCAGTTCGCCGACTGGACCCCGGTCTACGACAAGCACACCGACGTGCCGAACGTGGCCCGCTTCTACGAGCAGGCCCAAGCGCTGCGCACCCTGTTGACCACGGCCGCTCCCGACGCCGACCAGCAGAAGGATCTGGACTTCATGCTGACCATCGGCCACCTGTTCTCCCTGGTGGTCTACGGCCAGCTGATCCTGGAGCAGGCCGCGATCACCGGTCTGGACCGCGACGTACTCGACCAGATCTTCGACTTCCAGATCCGCGACTTCAACGGCTACGCCACCACCCTCTACGGCAAACCCTCCGCGACCCCCGGCCAGCAGGCCTGGGCCGCCTCGTCCCTGCGCCCGCCGGTCACCGACCGCGACCGCTTCGACCGCGTCTGGACCCGGGTCGCCTCCTACGACGGCGCCTACGAAATGCGCCCGTAG
- a CDS encoding proline--tRNA ligase, which translates to MITRLSHLFLRTLRDDPADAEVPSHKLLVRAGYVRRIAPGVYSWLPLGLRVLRRVEEVVREEMNAIGAQEISLPALLPRDPYETTNRWTEYGDGLFRLKDRKGADYLLGPTHEELFALTVKGEYNSYKDLPVTLYQIQTKYRDEERPRAGILRGREFIMKDSYSFDLDEDGLKASYNAHREAYQRIFNRLNVKYVIVAATSGAMGGSASEEFLADSPVGEDTYVRCVESGYAANVEAVVTPAPAPLPIEGRPAAVVHDTPNTPTIATLVDWANGAGIAEQFGRPVTAADTLKNIMVKLRHPDGKTELLAVGIPGDREVDDKRLGASVEPAEVELLTEADFAENPFLVKGYIGPKALQANGVRYLVDPRIGTGTSWITGADEPGKHVVGLVAGRDFTPDGTIEAAEVRDGDPSPDGRGALVSARGIEIGHIFQLGQKYTNAFDVDVLGENGKPVRLTMGSYGVGVSRMVAVIAEQQHDEKGLRWPAEVAPFDVHVVIANKDESSREGGEEVAALLDSAGLDVVLDDRKASPGVKFKDSELIGVPLVVVVGRGWADGKVEIRDRFTGESTEVPADSVVESVLAQVRGGR; encoded by the coding sequence GTGATCACCCGCCTCTCCCACCTGTTCCTGCGTACCCTGCGTGACGATCCCGCCGACGCCGAGGTGCCCAGTCACAAACTCCTCGTCCGCGCCGGCTACGTGCGGCGTATCGCCCCGGGCGTGTACTCGTGGCTGCCGCTCGGTCTGCGGGTGCTGCGGCGGGTCGAGGAGGTCGTGCGCGAAGAGATGAACGCCATCGGCGCGCAGGAGATCTCGTTGCCCGCGCTGCTGCCGCGCGATCCGTACGAGACCACCAATCGGTGGACCGAATACGGCGACGGCCTGTTCCGGCTCAAGGACCGCAAGGGTGCGGACTACTTGCTCGGACCAACCCACGAGGAGCTCTTCGCGCTCACCGTGAAGGGGGAATACAACTCGTACAAGGATCTTCCGGTCACGCTGTACCAGATCCAGACCAAATACCGCGACGAGGAGCGTCCGCGCGCGGGCATCCTGCGCGGGCGCGAGTTCATCATGAAGGACTCCTACTCCTTCGATCTCGACGAGGACGGGCTGAAGGCCAGCTACAACGCGCACCGCGAGGCCTACCAGCGCATCTTCAACCGGCTCAACGTCAAGTACGTGATCGTCGCGGCCACCTCCGGCGCGATGGGCGGCAGTGCCTCGGAGGAGTTCCTCGCGGACAGCCCGGTCGGTGAGGACACCTACGTGCGCTGCGTGGAGTCCGGATACGCCGCGAATGTGGAAGCGGTGGTCACGCCCGCGCCCGCACCACTGCCGATCGAGGGGCGGCCCGCGGCGGTGGTGCACGACACCCCGAACACCCCGACCATCGCGACCCTGGTCGACTGGGCCAACGGCGCGGGCATCGCCGAACAGTTCGGCCGCCCCGTCACCGCGGCCGACACCCTGAAGAACATCATGGTGAAGCTGCGCCACCCCGACGGCAAGACCGAACTGCTTGCCGTCGGCATTCCGGGCGACCGCGAGGTCGACGATAAGCGCCTCGGCGCCTCGGTCGAACCCGCCGAGGTGGAGTTGCTCACCGAGGCCGATTTCGCCGAGAACCCGTTCTTGGTGAAGGGCTACATCGGCCCGAAGGCGCTGCAGGCCAACGGCGTTCGCTATCTGGTCGACCCGCGCATCGGCACCGGTACCAGCTGGATCACCGGCGCGGACGAGCCGGGCAAGCATGTCGTCGGCCTGGTCGCCGGCCGCGACTTCACCCCCGACGGCACCATCGAGGCCGCCGAGGTGCGCGATGGCGATCCCTCGCCCGATGGCCGCGGTGCCCTGGTTTCCGCCCGCGGCATCGAGATCGGCCATATCTTCCAGCTCGGCCAGAAGTACACCAACGCGTTCGACGTCGATGTGCTCGGCGAGAACGGCAAGCCGGTGCGCCTCACCATGGGCTCCTACGGCGTCGGCGTCTCCCGTATGGTCGCGGTGATCGCCGAGCAGCAGCACGATGAGAAGGGCCTGCGCTGGCCCGCCGAGGTCGCCCCGTTCGATGTGCACGTGGTGATCGCGAACAAGGACGAATCGTCCCGCGAGGGTGGCGAAGAGGTTGCCGCACTGCTGGATTCGGCCGGACTCGATGTGGTGCTCGATGACCGCAAGGCCTCGCCCGGCGTGAAGTTCAAGGACTCCGAACTGATCGGCGTCCCACTGGTCGTGGTAGTCGGCCGCGGTTGGGCCGACGGCAAGGTCGAGATCCGCGACCGCTTCACCGGCGAATCCACCGAGGTCCCAGCCGATTCGGTGGTGGAATCGGTGCTCGCACAGGTGCGCGGCGGGCGGTAA
- the yaaA gene encoding peroxide stress protein YaaA: MLVLLPPSETKSDGGTDSPLELESLAMPQLTAVRDRLIDEVVKLAADPAASRTVLGLGKGADSEIARNASLRTSATRPALERYTGVLYDALDARSFTKVQRAKAYARLAIGSALFGAVRADDIIPAYRLSGGSKLPGLPTLSALWRDVLPDALAAEAADELVIDLRSGTYQQLGRVPDAITANVLTEHPDGTRTVVSHFNKHHKGLLARALVLTRADPTDIRAVARIASNSGLRTEIASPTELLIITT; this comes from the coding sequence GTGCTGGTGCTGCTGCCTCCTTCCGAAACCAAGTCCGACGGTGGAACCGACTCACCGCTAGAGCTCGAGTCGCTGGCGATGCCGCAGCTCACAGCGGTGCGCGACCGGCTCATCGACGAGGTCGTCAAACTGGCCGCCGATCCGGCGGCATCGCGTACCGTCCTCGGCCTCGGGAAGGGGGCCGATAGTGAGATCGCGCGCAATGCGAGCTTGCGCACCTCGGCTACCCGGCCCGCGCTGGAGCGCTACACCGGCGTCCTCTATGACGCGCTCGACGCCCGCTCGTTCACCAAGGTCCAGCGCGCCAAGGCCTACGCCCGCCTGGCCATCGGCTCCGCGCTGTTCGGCGCCGTGCGCGCCGACGACATCATTCCCGCCTATCGGCTCTCCGGCGGCTCCAAACTCCCCGGCCTGCCCACCCTTTCGGCCCTCTGGCGCGATGTCCTGCCCGACGCCCTGGCCGCCGAGGCCGCCGACGAACTCGTCATCGATCTCCGCTCGGGCACCTACCAGCAGCTCGGCCGCGTCCCCGACGCCATCACCGCCAACGTCCTCACCGAACACCCCGACGGCACCCGAACCGTAGTCAGCCACTTCAACAAACATCACAAGGGCCTACTCGCCCGCGCCCTCGTCCTCACCCGCGCCGACCCCACCGACATCCGTGCCGTAGCCCGCATAGCCTCGAACTCCGGCCTGCGCACCGAAATAGCCTCCCCTACCGAACTCCTCATCATTACCACCTGA
- a CDS encoding PucR family transcriptional regulator: protein MLLSVADVLAMPVVRAGEPQVVGGGSLDRPVRWVHVSDLPDVAELLVGGELMLTTGSALAGSSESTVAYLTSLAAAGVAGLVVELGAVVPELPQVVAETADALGLPVIALRRVTRFVEITEAVHRVIVADQYAELEFARTVHETFTELSVRRASLAEIVKTAAGMLDASVVLEDLAHRVLALTARHTTTSAILENWETTSRLLPDSEDVVAVGPHTQRWGRLILRSSRVPTPRARMVLERAAQTLTLHRMIDKDRFGLHRQAQTGLIDDMVNGRVLDERDAQARAAALGLLTRRVNYVPLAIDVAAHAESDQVARQRRSAGVSDAVTHGLGLAKATALTAADHGDRVSMVLAVGRSADLEDTLRAVCSAITAEVRRVDGVHRVVIGIGAEADSLLDTARELAHAAHVAEVALSLEPSMPRPFYRSGDVRLRGLLSLIRNEPGVQSFAETELSALLRYDIRHAADLTHTLRQFLDVAGNKTELAKRLNISRPTLYDRLARIERILDVDLEDGESRTSLHTALLIRDLSANAEKL from the coding sequence ATGTTGCTCTCCGTTGCCGATGTGCTGGCGATGCCGGTGGTGCGCGCGGGGGAGCCGCAGGTCGTCGGTGGGGGATCGCTGGATCGGCCGGTGCGCTGGGTGCACGTCAGTGACCTGCCCGACGTCGCCGAGTTGCTGGTGGGTGGGGAGCTGATGCTGACCACCGGATCGGCGTTGGCCGGTAGCAGCGAATCGACGGTCGCCTATTTGACCTCGCTGGCCGCGGCCGGGGTGGCCGGGCTGGTCGTCGAGCTCGGCGCGGTCGTGCCGGAGTTGCCGCAGGTCGTCGCAGAGACGGCCGACGCACTCGGATTGCCGGTGATCGCGCTGCGGCGTGTCACCCGGTTCGTGGAGATCACCGAGGCGGTGCACCGGGTGATCGTGGCCGATCAATACGCGGAACTGGAGTTCGCGCGCACGGTGCACGAGACGTTCACCGAGTTGAGTGTGCGCCGGGCCTCGCTGGCCGAGATCGTCAAGACGGCCGCGGGCATGCTCGATGCCTCGGTGGTACTCGAGGATCTGGCCCACCGGGTACTGGCGCTGACCGCCCGGCACACCACCACCTCGGCGATCCTGGAGAACTGGGAGACCACCTCGCGACTGCTGCCCGACAGCGAGGATGTGGTCGCGGTGGGCCCGCACACCCAGCGGTGGGGCCGGCTCATCCTGCGCTCGAGCCGGGTCCCGACGCCGCGGGCGCGGATGGTGCTCGAGCGCGCCGCCCAGACGCTGACACTGCACCGGATGATCGACAAGGACCGCTTCGGTCTGCACCGGCAGGCGCAGACCGGACTCATCGACGATATGGTCAACGGCCGGGTGCTCGACGAGCGCGACGCGCAGGCCAGGGCGGCGGCGCTGGGTCTTTTGACACGTCGGGTGAACTATGTGCCGCTCGCGATCGACGTAGCCGCGCACGCCGAATCCGATCAGGTCGCCAGGCAGCGTCGCAGCGCGGGCGTGTCGGACGCGGTGACACATGGTCTCGGCCTGGCGAAGGCGACCGCGTTGACCGCCGCCGACCACGGCGATCGGGTCAGCATGGTGCTCGCGGTCGGGCGCAGTGCCGATCTCGAGGACACCCTGCGTGCGGTGTGTTCGGCGATCACGGCGGAGGTGCGGCGGGTGGACGGGGTGCATCGCGTAGTGATCGGCATTGGCGCCGAGGCGGATTCGCTGCTGGATACCGCGCGCGAGTTGGCGCACGCGGCGCACGTCGCGGAGGTTGCGCTCTCGCTGGAGCCGTCGATGCCGCGGCCCTTCTATCGCAGCGGCGATGTCCGGCTGCGCGGCCTACTCTCGCTGATCCGCAATGAGCCCGGTGTGCAGAGCTTCGCCGAGACGGAGCTGAGTGCGTTGCTGCGCTACGACATTCGGCACGCCGCCGATCTGACGCACACATTGCGGCAGTTCCTCGATGTCGCGGGCAACAAGACCGAACTCGCCAAGCGGCTCAATATCAGCAGACCGACCCTCTACGACCGGCTGGCCCGCATCGAGCGGATCCTCGACGTCGACCTCGAGGACGGCGAATCCCGCACCTCGTTGCATACCGCGCTGCTCATCCGCGACCTGTCCGCGAACGCCGAGAAACTGTAG